The Nicotiana tomentosiformis chromosome 9, ASM39032v3, whole genome shotgun sequence genome contains the following window.
cttaatttcaggccagtttaaaaaaaaaattatattctcAGTCCGCCCACTTGAACGTTGACACTGAGTCTAGCCATCATGGCAAAAATAACAATCTGGTACTTAGCAACGAGGTGCCTCCTGCTGATCCCAACGGAGTCCCAGTAGCCGATccggtcgatgctaactcacaagTGGCCATCAATGTTAACCTACCAACTGATCCCGAAAACAACGTTCGCGAGGGAACCCGACCGACGGCTTGAGAAGCGCCCGAAGGCGAAGGTGATGGCTTAGCCTATAATTGATCTTTAagatgttgcaggctcaacaagcggTGATAGCGCAACTGTAGAATCAAAGCCACGCCCCcagtagagttgagcccgaactGTCCCAGGAGAACATCAGAAGGAATGAGCAGATAACCGAGAGACCGGGCGAAGCTGAGTTCGGGGTCAATTCCGAagtaatgaaaatgcttgaagcGTTAACGAAGCGGGTGGAATCAGGcgaaaagaaaattgaggccaatgacaagaaggtggaaaaATACAAtttcagggtcgatcaaatcccgggagcaTCCCCGATATTAAAGGGGCCAGATTCCAAGAAGTTTATCCAGAAGCCTTTTAATTCGAGCGCGGCACCGAATCCAATACCTAagaggtttcgtatgcccgaTATCCCAAATTATAACAGAACCACGAATCCGAATGAGCAAgtgacctcctatacatgcgcaatcaaagggaacgacttggaagatgatgaaattgaGTTGATGTTACTGAAGAAGTTCAGGGAAACCTTGtccaaaggagcaatgatatggtatcacaacttaccccccaaattccattgactAGTTTGTTATGCTTGCCGATGCTTTCATGAAGGCCaatgccggggccatcaaggtcgagaccagaaagtcagacCTTTTAAAGGTTAAACAAAGAGACAACGAGATACTCAGGGAATTCGTATCGCGGTTCTAGATGGAACGGATGGACATGCCTCTGAttgcagatgattgggccgttcaggcgttTACCCAAGGACTTAACCACTgaagctccttggcttcacagTAGCTAAACAAAAAATGGTAGAGTACCTGgtggtaacttgggccgacgtccacaACAGGTACTAGTCGATGATTAGAGTCTAGGACGATCAACTCGCAGCCTCTTCTAGATCTGTTTATACCATCAGGGCTGACAATAGGTCTATGagagtcgtcgatcatgaaccaagactGATCCGGGATCAGTACAACCATACAGTACGGACCGAAGAGGAAATAGGGGCATGCGTTTGCCCACAAGGAATGAAAAGAGAGGCGATCGAGGGTCTAGTAGACAAGGTTtgatgagcaaaaatggtttcgGCAGGCCACTTGGGGGTAGAGAAGCAAAAATATTATcataatacaacttcaacgttgaTGTGGCCAACATCGTATTAGCCATCGGGCGCATCAAGGAAACCAAGTGGCCCCAACCATTACAGTCCGACCctacccaaagggatcctaacttgatgtgtaagtatcatagCACTCATGGCCACAAGATAAAGGATTGCCAACAATTGAGAGAAGAAATTGCCTAATTGTTCAATAATGGGGACCTccgagaatttctgagtgatcgatcCAAAATCCATTTCAGGAAGAGGGACACCAACAAACATGCCGAATAAGAGGATCctcagcatgtcatcaacatgatcattggaagGGTCGATATCCCCAAGGGCCATTGATAAAGCGCactaaagtatctatcacaagggaaaaatgcaCCCGAGATTATGTTTCGAAGGAAACCATTTCGTTCAGTGACGAGGATGCTGAGGGCATCATTCAaccacacaatgatgcactagtaatatccgtacttatcaataaatctcgagttaaacatgtgttgattgatccaggtagctcggccaacatcatcagatcgagggtcctAGAGCAGTTGGGGTTACAGGACCAAATAATGCCGGCGGTCCGGGTGTTGAACGAATTTAACATgacatgtgaaaccactaaaggggagataaacCTGCCGATGAATACCACATGGATGATCCAAGagacaaagttctacgtgatcgaaggggacatgggGTACAACGACCTCTTCGGAAGGCCGTGGGTTCATAACATGATGGCAGGACCCTCAATCTTACACCAGGCGCTGAAGGTCCTATGTTGGGAGGAGTCAAGCCGGTCTACGGAGAGCAGCtgaccgcaaaggaaatgttcacaGTCGACGAGGTAATCCCGGTGCCCACAGTTTTGACATCAAGGAGCACGAGGCCGACCagaaaggaagaaattaaatagaAACCATCGATGTCGGTCTCGACCAAACCGAAGGAACGAGGAGTAGACGAGGAGGATGATTACGTAGTCCCGAGATCGCTCATAGCTCTTGATGACACCAAGGCCACCTAATCAATGGTCGAAGAGTTgtagcaagtcatattaatcgaacaCCTACAtgatcaaaaggtatacctgggcacgaggttaaccCCCGAGgttaggaaaaaactcattgatttccttaaagctaacatagattgtttcgctttgTCCCATCTTAACaagacagggatcccgccggaggcAACCATTCATAAGCTAAGTTTGGAttcgaagttccatccggttaagcAAAAAAGGAGACCGCAGTCCGAGataaagcatgcattcatcaaggatgaggtatctaaactccttaaaataggatccattcgggaggttaagtaCTCGGACCGGTtcgctaacgtagtagtagtgcctaaaaaaagaaaataagctGAGAATGTGTGTACATTACAATGATCTAAAaaaggcatgccccaaggattatttccctttgcctaacatcgattggATAATCAACACGACGACCGGGCATTAgatactcagttttctcgatgcctattccgggtacaaccaaattcggatagaCCTGAGCGATCAAGAAAAGTCTTCTTTTATCACTAAGTGCGGcacctattgctataatgtaatgccgttcgGATTAAAAAAATACCGGTGCcacctatcaacgcctagtaaaccggatgttagAAGAACAAATATGGAAATCAATGGatgtttatattgacgacatgttagtcaagtccctgggagcagaggaccatttgaaacatttgcaggagaccttcgatatattgaagaaatacaatatgaagctgaacccggagaagtgtgcattcggggtcggatcgAGAAAGTTCCTCAGGTTCATGGTGTCtaatcgagggatcgagatcattctcgacaaaatcaaagccatagagGAAATTACCGTGGTGGATAacgtcaaggccgttcaaaggcTAACCAGGCGTATAACCGCCTTGGGTcggttcatatcgaggtccttGGACAAAAGCCATTGGTTCTTTTcactattaaagaagaagaataacttttcctagaccccagaatgccagcaagctttggaagaactcaaatggTACCTATTGAGTCCGCCCCTACTCCACACTCCGAAGGAGAACGAATAGTTGTACCTTTACCTGGCGGTTTTCGAGGTGGAgataagtggagtcttagtccaggaggaagaaggtacgcaatttcctatttactatgtcagtagaactcttggaaaaattggcgcttgctTTGCTAGGCGCCTCCAGGAAGTTAAAGCCATACTtttaatgccaccccatatgtgtcgtagcTTCTTACCACTGAGGAACATCATGCACAAACCTGAGCTCTCGGGCCAGTTGGTCAAATGGGCCGTTGAAATTAGCGAGTActatatcgagtatcgaccccgaaccgccataaaATCTTAGATTTTGGCAAACTTCATGGTCGACTTTACGCCGGACTTAATACCCAAAGTCAAGAGGGAATTGTTGTTATCCTCGTGGACCATCTCGAGAATTTGGACCCTTTCtacggacggtgcctcaaacGCGAAGGGGTCTGGGGTCGGCATCATATTAAAACCTCCCACAAGAAATGTAATTAggaaatctattagaactgtgaaattgactaacaatgaggccgagtacgaggccatgattgcaggtctagaattggctaaaagccttggggccgAGGTGATCAAAGCTAAatgtgactccctcctcgtggtaaaccaagttaacagaACGTTCAAAATAAAAGAAGAACGGATGcgaaggtacttggataaattacaggtaacGCTGCACCAATTCAGGAAATGGACCATACAACACGTACCCCGAGATCAGAACAATGAAGCCGATGCTATAGCTAACTTGAGATTGtcggttgatgatgatgaattcagtTCGGGAATGGTAGTGTAGCTCATGAAATTGGTGATAGAAGAAGACCATGCCGAAGTAAACTCAATATGTATAATTTAGGATTGTAGGAACAGGTATATTGATTACTTGAAGACCGAAAAATTACCTTCGGATCCCAAAAAATCGAGAGCCCTATGTACCAAGGCTTCCAGATTTAGCTTGGTCGAAGGGGCACTATTCAGGAGAACTTTCGACGGCCCGCTAGCTAggtgtttgggaccgggagagaCCGAATATGCCCTGAGAGAAGTCCACGAGGGTACTTGCAgaaaccattcgggggcagaatATTTGGTTTGGAAATTGATCAGGGCCGGTTATTACTGGATCGAGATGGAGAAAGACGTGAAGGACTTCGTAAAAAATGCGATGACTGCCAGAGACACGCCCCGATGGTCCATCAACCGGGAGAAACTCTCCACTTGGTTTTGTCCCCATGGCCATTTATttagtggggaatggacattgtcggtcccctgctgtgggcacccggtaaagcttaattcatactattcatgagagattatttttccaaatggatCGAGGATCAAGCATTAGAAAAGGTCTAGGAGAAAGAAGTCACTGActttatctgggaccacataatatgttgaTTTGAAATATCGACCGAGGTCATTTGCGATaacgggaaacaattcatcggcagcaaagtaagtaaatttttcgaagatcacaagatcaaGAAGATACTATTGACACCTTATCACCCAAGTGGAAATGGACAGGCAGAACCAAAAAACAAGACCATACTTTAAAActtgaaaaagaggttgaccagtgtgaaaggaaaatggaaggagatcctgcccgaagtcctatgggcgtaCCGTACGACTTCAAAATCTAGCACCGGGGCCACCTCATTTTCCTTGGTCTACGAAGCTGAAGCCTTAATACCAATCGAGGTGGGATATCCAAGCCTCGTGTTCCAATATGCGATAGAAAAGCCAAACGGCGAGGCCATGATCACGAGCCTataactattggatgaaaggtgGGAGGCCGCCctggtccggttggccgcccagaaacaacgaatagaaaggtattacaaccgaagagccagcCTCCAACACTTTTAAGTCGGGGGCTTGGTATTGAGGAAAGTAACATTACACCAGGAACCCGAACGAGGGAAAGctgggaccgaactgggaaggaccatatcaagtTGTCGGAATAACCAACAAGGGCTCGTCCCAACTCGAAGTGGGAAATGAAGTACAACTACCGAATAACTGGAACATGGCaaacttaaagcggtactactgctaagttACGAACTCAATTACTCTTTAATCATGTTATAAACCGAAATAACATTTGCAGGTAAACGACCAAGGATGgatgtgactattaggtctgaaagcacgcgctgcactcttttttccgtgaaccggttttgtcccaaaatgggtttttaggcaagatttttaacgaggcaacagtaaaacgtgctaacttagattcgaagACCGGTTTCAAATCAGAGTCAATGATCGTTCACTTCATatcaatagtatccgagcccGCACAAGtttgacctcgaatactgggggctatTACCCTCGATTAAGGTTTTTagcaaggaaaaaagaaaacTTTGTATGCTAAAAGCTAAAGCTTGGTGGTTAagattcattgtaagggccaaaagGTTGTAAGAACCATGCTCACATGGTTCACTCTAGCCATGACACAAGTTTTTATTCGctgagaaatgaaagaaaattccGCTTTACTCTTACGCATTTTTTTCTTTATCGATTCCGGATCCTAGAACCCAAAGGGCTAtccctactcggggactatcgagcccaagtgctacccctactcggggactgtcgcCCAAAGAAAATTTGAACGACCCGGGCAATCCAATCCCGGAGGCACCAAACCCATAAGTCGGTGCCCAAAtacaaaaggctacgaccatcttAAAAATGGCTCGGAGATGTCCGAAGCCCGTAACCAGAAAGTAAGGCCTTAACAAAAAAAATCGAAACCTACTAAAAACACTTAAGAATCTTGAGAACCTACGGCCTCATCGAGGGTCCAAAGCCACGAGCAAACAAAGTTTCCTCGAAGTCGGGCTTCATTCGAACTTCCGAAAAATGAATACCTCGGAACTACAtctgattctatgctaaggcaccAAAAACAATACACGAATATAAAATACTGGAAAAGTAAAGACACGATATTGCCAGAAAGGGAATATTTCATATATATATCccaaaatatatttacaaaggccCAATAAAATGGTCTCAACatgaacaaaaagaaaatatacATAACGAAAAACAAACACTGAAAAAGTACTAAGGCATCCACATTTGGTCTTCACCAGGGCACGACTCATCGCGAGAACCGTCAGAGCCCTTAGATCCCTCGGAGCCCTCAAAGCTTTCAGCATCCTCATGCTCGTAGAGCTCCTTTTCCTCTGCCTCGAGCTACTTAGCTTCCTCGATCTCGGCCAATAGGTCGAAGCCTCGGGCGTGGATCTCTTTGATGGTCTCTCTTTGAGATAGTCGCTTCTCGTATTAGCCTTTGTCTTCAGGTGGGTCTCGACTGCCTCCACATCGGCCTTGTATTAGGCCACCATTTTCTCGGCATCAGCAGAGGTTGTCTCCAATTTGGACCTCAGCGCCTCATATTCTCTTCCGAGTGCATCCCGTTTTGCGACGACCAAGTTCAGCTGTGCTCGGAGATCATTATTCAGCTGAGACCACTTATCAGCTTTGTCCTTCACCACCCGTAGTTGATTCTCAACCAATGCCAGCTCCGCATTCGTAGTTTCCTTCTCCGAAGCCAGCAGGTCCATCCTACCCTTCCACCATTCGGCCATGGCCTTGACCTCGTTCATCTCGTCCCGGAGCTGGTCGATCAAGTctatcttctgttggacctgcgaaATAGTGTTGTTAGTCACCACAACTAGCTCCTCGTTTTTagcttcaaagacctttaccttttcaaccagGTCGGCATGTTCCCGCTTCAAGGTGGAGGCCTCCTTCTGGGTTTTTTCCAGCTCGGCCTGGAGAATCGGGAGGTCTTTAAGGGCCTCATCATGTTGCTCATTGAGAATCCTATACATGTCCTTCTTCCGGGCCTGctctttgagctcgaactcgagctggctGATTTCCAAGCGGTACCGGAGGAAGCTTTCATAGTGAAGCACTAAGGCCCGTAAAACAACGACGGTAGTACGAGACATCAAAACTTAAGTGGAATTCATAAAGGGGTGTAAAAGTGTTGGCGTCTTACCTGGTTCAGAGCCTGACGCGCCTCGTTGAAGAGACTTGACGTGCCCAGCTCGTTCATctttgcctggtcctcctcggtgttgacggccaattttgaccttcccttttaaaattaatttacttatacttaataatatacaataaatattttgaaagtatgttCTAGTAATAAATACCTTTTATacaaattatttaattattagttttgaaattaatcacCTAGCATTAGTGTTATATAATATACgtactattttaagattattaaaataaccttTATATACATCACACAGAgtttataattaatttgacaaaattaCTCCTTAATTTTTAGTAAATTAGATTACTAtgttaatatttttaaattagtTCTATAATGCTAAAATAAAgtatttataataattaattacaatagttAGCAATGTATATAATAATGATAGTTTTACTGAAAAttattaagcttatttaatttaattataaaagggatCAAAAGAGGCTAAGGGCTATAATTGCAATTCTCTATTAAAGACCAATTGGCCATTCTTTAAATTATCTCCATCCCAAGACCCAGCCCAAGACCCAGTCTAAACAACCCCTCTAATCCATTGTGGCGATCCGCGTCCCTCTCCCTAAACCAATCACAATGTGCCACGTCGCTCGTCTCTCTCACTCACAAAGAAAGCACAAATCAATATGGACCATTAATCCATCTCATCAACGGTCCGCGTTTAATCTctattttcttcttatttttttatcTTATTAAGATTTAATCTCAACCGTCTGATTAGAGAGATCCAACGACCATTGAATTTTCTCCATTAAATCATTTTTAAATTCTTAATTATCAAAACAACTGGAGTCGTTGATCAAAAGATCCAACGGCTCCCATTCCATCTCCCAATTTTAACTCAGAAATGACCCCCTAAACCCTAATCATTTACCACCTCCCCTGCCGCCTCTctttccctttcctctctcttttctctcatcctTTCAAACCCTATCAGTCATGGAACCTTGCACAAATCAGTGCAAGGTTACAAAATCCTGAATCAAATCGTCCTTCCCTGCTTCTCTGTCTCCAAATCCTGCTGACTTTCCTTTTTTCCCTTTAAATCTGAGACACCAGACACGACCAGTAAAGTTAAAGCACCCATTTCATCTTCGTTCTTTCAATTCCAACTTGCCAATCGTCCGCTTTGTCCCTAGGTGTAACAGCCCAAAATATTTTGATATACTTATTATTTGTGAGATTgagattaattaaataattattgagCCTATATTACACATATTAGTTGggtaataaaataattaaaataataaataatgataaaaaaATGGGCTAGGCCCACATTATTTCTATGGTGTCCTACGTACAAAGACTTAAGTTAGAGGATAAGGTCATTATCTAATACATATACATAAGGGATTAGTCGACAGCACGCTATTTTGGAAGAAAAGGCTAAAATTTGTCTCTTTGGTGGAGTGCATTGTCGAAACCGAGAATTAGGAGACTCTGTGTTTACCCTCATCTAATAGCTCCGGGCTCGTGTTCATGGCCTCATCGTTTAATTCTTTGGTTGTATATCcgaacctgagacttggttctccggcttcgaccggtattagagttTTTGCGCCGTAAACCAACAAGAacagggtggccccggtactggacttctaGGTCGTGCGGTATGTCCATAGGACTTTGGGCataatttccttccattttcctttggtgtcggttaacctctttttttgagattttagtatatggttttgttggtcgattctgcttgtccgttcccactaggttGGTAGtgcgttgataggatccttttgatcttatggtcttcgagaaacttacttactttgctgccgatgaattattttccattgtcgcacacgatctcggtcggcattccgaaccgacatatgatgtggtcccaaatgaaatcaatGATTTCTTTCTCTTTGACTTTCTCATATGCCTAGGATTCCACCTGctaagaaaaatagtcagtcataaacaatataaattgagccttatcgggtgcccatggaagggggctaATGATGTAcgtcccccatttcatgaacgaccatggtgacaaaaccgaatgaAGCAGCTCcctgggttgatgaatcatcgaaacatgtctttgacattcatcacattttcgtacgaactccttcgcatcctTTTCCATGTCAATTTAGTAGTAGACGACTCTGATTATCTTTCGAACTAATAATTCAGAGCCTTGAATGATTTCTGCTGGTGCATTCGTGAATTTCCCTTAGAATATACTCGATATCTtctggtcctagacatatctcgagtgggccatcaaatattatTCTGAACacggttccgtcttcggacaagctaaatcgggctgccttcgtatgcagggccctcgattcttttggatccgagggcagtttttcggtcttcagatgttcgatatatttatttttttcagtCCCAAGTcaggcttgttgagtttatttcggcGTGGCCTTCCTCTACTACTGATCTCATGAGTAGTACGACTTCCCCCGAGTTGAAATCATCGTCCTCAACCGACGATCCCaggttagcaagggcatcgacctcactgttttgatctcgaggcatgtgttgtagagtccactccttgaatcgatgtaatgttacttgtaacttatccaggtacctttgcattcgttcttctctgaccttgAATGTCTCATTAACTTAGtgcaccacaaggagggagtcgcacttagcttcgatcacctccgcccccaagcctttggctagttcgagacctgcaatcatggcctcatatttggcctcgttgttagtcaattttatagtccTAATAGATTGGCTAACTACATTGCTTGTTGGTGACTTTAATATGATGCCAAGTCTGGatccttttgcgttcgaggcgtcatccataaagagggtccagatccccgaagaagtccccgagtttaaCAATAACtatctttcgacctcgggtattagggccggcataAAGCCGACGTAAAGTGTCCATGAaatgttattcttcttcttcaataataaGAAGAATTGGTGGCTCTTGTCaaaggacctcgagatgaattaccccagggcggctatgcgtccggttaatgtttgcacgaccttcacgttgtccacaaccgtgatatcttcaatggctttgatcttgtcgggattgatctcgattccccgttTGGACACCATGAATTCTAGGAATTTACCGGatccaactccaaatgcacatttatCCGGGTTCAGCTTCTTATTGTACTTcatcaatatgctgaaggtttcctacaaatatttcaaacGGTTCTCTGCTCGaaaggacttaaccaacatatcatcaatgtaaacctccattgattttcctatttgttcctcgaacatccaatttactaggcattggtaagtggcactGACATTTGTTAATCCAAAttgcatcacgttatagcagtaagtgtcgtacttagtgatgaaggaggttttttcctgatcgctcgggttcatctgtatttggttgtacctagATCAGGCGTTGATAAAACTGAGAATCTCGTGGTCGGTCGTGGcattgatcatgcgatcgatgttgggcaaagaaaaggagtctttgggacatgccttattcaaatctttatagtctacacacattcttaatttattcccctttgtagggactaccactacattcgctagccaatccgggtatttaatcTCCCGAATGGACC
Protein-coding sequences here:
- the LOC104103197 gene encoding uncharacterized protein — translated: MSRTTVVVLRALVLHYESFLRYRLEISQLEFELKEQARKKDMYRILNEQHDEALKDLPILQAELEKTQKEASTLKREHADLVEKVKVFEAKNEELVVVTNNTISQVQQKIDLIDQLRDEMNEVKAMAEWWKGRMDLLASEKETTNAELALVENQLRVVKDKADKWSQLNNDLRAQLNLVVAKRDALGREYEALRSKLETTSADAEKMVA